From one Pan troglodytes isolate AG18354 chromosome 13, NHGRI_mPanTro3-v2.0_pri, whole genome shotgun sequence genomic stretch:
- the ATG16L1 gene encoding autophagy-related protein 16-1 isoform X4, whose product MAQLRIKHQEELTELHKKRGELAQLVIDLNNQMQRKDREMQMNEAKIAECLQTISDLETECLDLRTKLCDLERANQTLKDEYDALQITFTALEGKLRKTTEENQELVTRWMAEKAQEANRLNAENEKDSRRRQARLQKELAEAAKEPLPVEQDDDIEVIVDETSDHTEETSPVRAISRAATKRLSQPAGGLLDSITNIFGLSESPLLGHHSSSDAARRRSVSSFPVPQDNVDTHPGSGKEVRVPTTALCVFDAHDGEVNAVQFSPGSRLLATGGMDRRVKLWEVFGEKCEFKGSLSGSNAGITSIEFDSAGSYLLAASNDFASRIWTVDDYRLRHTLTGHSGKVLSAKFLLDNARIVSGSHDRTLKLWDLRSKVCIKTVFAGSSCNDIVCTEQCVMSGHFDKKIRFWDIRSESIVREMELLGKITALDLNPERTELLSCSRDDLLKVIDLRTNAIKQTFSAPGFKCGSDWTRVVFSPDGSYVAAGSAEGSLYIWSVLTGKVEKVLSKQHSSSINAVAWSPSGSHVVSVDKGCKAVLWAQY is encoded by the exons ATGGCCCAACTGAGGATTAAGCACCAAGAGGAACTGACTGAATTACACAAGAAACGTGGGGAG TTAGCTCAATTGGTGATTGACCTGAATAACCAAATGCAGCGGAAGGACAGGGAGATGCAGATGAATGAAGCAAA AATTGCAGAATGTTTGCAGACTATCTCTGACCTGGAGACGGAGTGCCTAGACCTGCGCACTaagctttgtgaccttgaaaGAGCCAACCAGACCCTGAAGGATGAATATGATGCCCTGCAGATCACTTTTACTGCCTTGGAGGGAAAACTGAGGAAAACTACGGAAGAGAACCAGGAGCTGGTCACCAGATGGATGGCTGAGAAAGCCCAGGAAGCCAATCGGCTTAATGCAGAGAATGAAAAAGACTCCAG gaGGCGGCAGGCCCGGCTGCAGAAAGAGCTTGCAGAAGCAGCAAAGGAACCTCTACCAGTCGAACA GGATGATGACATTGAGGTCATTGTGGATGAAACTTCTGATCACACAGAAGAGACCTCTCCTGTGCGAGCCATCAGCAGAGCAGCCAC TAAGCGACTCTCGCAGCCTGCTGGAGGCCTTCTGGATTCTATCACTAATATCTTTGG TCTGTCCGAGTCTCCCCTTTTGGGACATCATTCTTCTTCTGATGCTGCCAG GAGACGCTCTGTCTCTTCCTTCCCAGTCCCCCAGGACAATGTGGATACTCATCCTGGTTCTGGTAAAGAAGTGAGGGTACCAACTACTGCCTTGTGTGTCTTC GATGCACATGATGGGGAAGTCAACGCTGTGCAGTTCAGTCCAGGTTCCCGGTTACTGGCCACCGGAGGCATGGACCGCAGGGTTAAGCTTTGGGAAGTATTTGGAG aaaaatgtGAGTTCAAGGGTTCCCTATCTGGCAGTAATGCAGGAATTACAAGCATTGAATTTGATAGTGCT GGATCTTACCTCTTAGCAGCTTCAAATGATTTTGCAAGCCGAATCTGGACTGTGGATGATTATCGATTACGG CACACACTCACGGGACACAGTGGGAAAGTGCTGTCTGCTAAGTTCCTGCTGGACAATGCGCGGATTGTCTCAGGAAGTCACGACCGGACTCTCAAACTCTGGGATCTACGCAGCAAAGTCT GCATAAAGACAGTGTTTGCAGGATCCAGTTGCAATGATATTGTCTGCACAGAGCAATGTGTAATGAGTGGACATTTTGACAAGAAAATTCGTTTCTGGGACATTCG ATCAGAGAGCATAGTTCGAGAGATGGAGCTGTTGGGAAAGATTACTGCCCTGGACTTAAACCCAGAAAGGACTGAGCTCCTGAGCTGCTCCCGTGATGACTTGCTAAAAGTTATTGATCTCCGAACAAATGCTATCAAGCAGACATTCAG tgcacctgggttcaagtgcggCTCTGACTGGACCAGAGTTGTCTTCAG CCCTGATGGCAGTTACGTGGCGGCAGGCTCTGCTGAGGGCTCTCTGTATATCTGGAGTGTGCTCACAGGGAAAGTGGAAAAGGTTCTTTCAAAGCAGCACAG CTCATCCATCAATGCGGTGGCGTGGTCGCCCTCTGGCTCGCATGTTGTCAGTGTGGACAAAGGATGCAAAGCTGTGCTGTGGGCACAGTACTGA
- the ATG16L1 gene encoding autophagy-related protein 16-1 isoform X5: protein MAQLRIKHQEELTELHKKRGELAQLVIDLNNQMQRKDREMQMNEAKIAECLQTISDLETECLDLRTKLCDLERANQTLKDEYDALQITFTALEGKLRKTTEENQELVTRWMAEKAQEANRLNAENEKDSRRRQARLQKELAEAAKEPLPVEQDDDIEVIVDETSDHTEETSPVRAISRAATRRSVSSFPVPQDNVDTHPGSGKEVRVPTTALCVFDAHDGEVNAVQFSPGSRLLATGGMDRRVKLWEVFGEKCEFKGSLSGSNAGITSIEFDSAGSYLLAASNDFASRIWTVDDYRLRHTLTGHSGKVLSAKFLLDNARIVSGSHDRTLKLWDLRSKVCIKTVFAGSSCNDIVCTEQCVMSGHFDKKIRFWDIRSESIVREMELLGKITALDLNPERTELLSCSRDDLLKVIDLRTNAIKQTFSAPGFKCGSDWTRVVFSPDGSYVAAGSAEGSLYIWSVLTGKVEKVLSKQHSSSINAVAWSPSGSHVVSVDKGCKAVLWAQY, encoded by the exons ATGGCCCAACTGAGGATTAAGCACCAAGAGGAACTGACTGAATTACACAAGAAACGTGGGGAG TTAGCTCAATTGGTGATTGACCTGAATAACCAAATGCAGCGGAAGGACAGGGAGATGCAGATGAATGAAGCAAA AATTGCAGAATGTTTGCAGACTATCTCTGACCTGGAGACGGAGTGCCTAGACCTGCGCACTaagctttgtgaccttgaaaGAGCCAACCAGACCCTGAAGGATGAATATGATGCCCTGCAGATCACTTTTACTGCCTTGGAGGGAAAACTGAGGAAAACTACGGAAGAGAACCAGGAGCTGGTCACCAGATGGATGGCTGAGAAAGCCCAGGAAGCCAATCGGCTTAATGCAGAGAATGAAAAAGACTCCAG gaGGCGGCAGGCCCGGCTGCAGAAAGAGCTTGCAGAAGCAGCAAAGGAACCTCTACCAGTCGAACA GGATGATGACATTGAGGTCATTGTGGATGAAACTTCTGATCACACAGAAGAGACCTCTCCTGTGCGAGCCATCAGCAGAGCAGCCAC GAGACGCTCTGTCTCTTCCTTCCCAGTCCCCCAGGACAATGTGGATACTCATCCTGGTTCTGGTAAAGAAGTGAGGGTACCAACTACTGCCTTGTGTGTCTTC GATGCACATGATGGGGAAGTCAACGCTGTGCAGTTCAGTCCAGGTTCCCGGTTACTGGCCACCGGAGGCATGGACCGCAGGGTTAAGCTTTGGGAAGTATTTGGAG aaaaatgtGAGTTCAAGGGTTCCCTATCTGGCAGTAATGCAGGAATTACAAGCATTGAATTTGATAGTGCT GGATCTTACCTCTTAGCAGCTTCAAATGATTTTGCAAGCCGAATCTGGACTGTGGATGATTATCGATTACGG CACACACTCACGGGACACAGTGGGAAAGTGCTGTCTGCTAAGTTCCTGCTGGACAATGCGCGGATTGTCTCAGGAAGTCACGACCGGACTCTCAAACTCTGGGATCTACGCAGCAAAGTCT GCATAAAGACAGTGTTTGCAGGATCCAGTTGCAATGATATTGTCTGCACAGAGCAATGTGTAATGAGTGGACATTTTGACAAGAAAATTCGTTTCTGGGACATTCG ATCAGAGAGCATAGTTCGAGAGATGGAGCTGTTGGGAAAGATTACTGCCCTGGACTTAAACCCAGAAAGGACTGAGCTCCTGAGCTGCTCCCGTGATGACTTGCTAAAAGTTATTGATCTCCGAACAAATGCTATCAAGCAGACATTCAG tgcacctgggttcaagtgcggCTCTGACTGGACCAGAGTTGTCTTCAG CCCTGATGGCAGTTACGTGGCGGCAGGCTCTGCTGAGGGCTCTCTGTATATCTGGAGTGTGCTCACAGGGAAAGTGGAAAAGGTTCTTTCAAAGCAGCACAG CTCATCCATCAATGCGGTGGCGTGGTCGCCCTCTGGCTCGCATGTTGTCAGTGTGGACAAAGGATGCAAAGCTGTGCTGTGGGCACAGTACTGA